A region of the Cupriavidus metallidurans CH34 genome:
CAGAGTCAGGACATGTTCGAGGCAGTGAAGCTGCTCGCGAGCTATCCCCGCGAGCGGTGGACCCTCAGTGCCCTCTCCACGATGCTCCATGCCGATCTGCGCGAGCGGCTTCAGATCTGGCTGGTGGGCGGGCAGTACGGCCACTTCTTTGATCACGTCGAGGATGCGTTCGCAGTGAGCGACAACCTCTGCATCGAGTGCGGCGAACTGTTCCAGAAGTTTCCTCGGGCGGCAGCTCTCTTCACCGACTATGCGTTCTACCGGATTAGCCAGTCGATGGACGGCATCCGCTACACCGTCATCGAAGTGGAGGAATGCGGCTTCTTCTTTCAGAACGAGCGCTTCTATAAGCGTTTCGAAGACTGGATCACCACCATCCGGAAGCTCAACGGAGCCATCTGGGCGGCGACGCAGTCCCTGCGGCAAATCGCGCGTGTGGCGAATTTTGAAATCCTCAAGGAAAACATCGCCAACTGGATCTATCTGCCGAACAGCCAGGCAAAGACGAGCACGGACCTTTACGGAGACATGTTTGGCCTGACCAAAGACCAGATCCAGATGATCTCCGATGCGGTACCGAACCGTGACTACCTCTGGATCACCAACGTCCAGACCCGCATGCTCCAGACCGCTTTCAACGACGAGATGGTGGCGATGCTGCGCTCGGACGGTGTGGCGCAATCCATCTGCGACACCCATTACGCGTCGGGCGAGCCCGACTGGCAAGACCGCTACGTGCGCGAAATGCTCGCGCGCGCAGCCTAAACAGGGAGATATAAGAGTGAAGAAGTGGATCGCCAACCTTGCCGTCGCCGCGTCCGTGCTCGGCGCCGCCCCCGCTCACGCCGCCCTACCCGTCACCGACTGGGTGGGTCTGGTGCAAACCACGATCTCGGCGTTGCAGTCCATCAAGTCCGAGGTGTACGAGAACACCAACATCGTCTACCAGTACCAGATGATGGCGAATCAGTTGCTGCAAGCTACAGGTCTGGATGCAGAGGCCATCACCGAGCAGTTCAACAGCATCAAAGACGAGATCGGAAAGTACGAGGTGTACGGCACCACGCTCAAGGACCTCTATGGCACCGTCTCCGACAACGCCGACTATCTGAAGAAGATTCAGAGCATGGTCGTCTCGTCCGGCAAGACGAAGGAACAGTGGTTCGAAGATCAGCGCTCCCTCCTGACCAACGGCGACAAAACTGCCAAGGCGCTCTTCAGCCTGGGCGAGCAGATCTTCAAGAACACACAATCGGTCGCCAAGCGCCGCCAGAAGATCCAGTCGCAAATCAAGCTTTCGGCAACCGCGCAAGCTGCCGCGCAAACCACGAACCAGATGCTCGACGTATTGGCGAGCCAGAACTCCGATTTGCTACAGCTCATGAGTGTGCGTGCCCAGGCCGACGCCGATCGGGACCAACAGACCGTTGCCAAGGAGACCCAGAGCGCAGAAGCGATGCGATCACTGGCAGCCGCTCAAGATGAAGAGCTCAAGAACCTCCGGGCCCGCGTCTTCTCCCGCAAGCTGCAGTCCAACTGACCGTCACACACTATGCAGATCGCCCGCTTCATCGTCTTGCTTCTGACGGCCCTTCTATTGCATTCGCCGCCGGCTTTCGCACAAGCGTCCGCCCCTGAAGCGGGCACCGACACCGCACAGCAAACTGCCCCGAACAAGGGTGGCAAGCCCGGGCTATTCGCGCAGCCGGGATCGATTGGTGAATCGCTCAAGAGCTGGCTCAGCCAGTTCGAATCGTTCCGTACCGGTCTGATCGGGGGCGCCACCACATTGAGCAAGACCCTCACTCCGGACGCGGACAAGATCGCCTTCGGGCTTGCCGTCATTTCGCTGACGTTGGCTGGAATTCGTTTCGCCGCGGCGTCGCAACCTGTCGCGGCCTGGACCGAGGTCTTCGAGACGCTCCTTATGCTTGGCATCTTCGCGTCCCTCTACACCGGATATGACAAGTTCGGGCCTGGCATTTACGAATACTTCCAGCATCTCGCCGACAAAATCGCAGGCACACAAGCGATGTCACCTGCGATGACGCTCGCTTCCGTCGGCGCCGGATTCATTGATTCCTATATTGAGTCTATGAAGGCGGCAAGCGGTATCTCAGACGTCTTGATGATAGCGTTTGCTGGAATGCTGTTGCTGGCTGCGTTCGTTTTTTGCGCCCTCGCAGCTCTTCTCTACACGTTTTTCATATCCCTGGGCGAGATTGCGGCAGCCATCGGAATTGTAATTGGACCTATCGCAGTCGCCCTCGGATTCTCCGACTATAGCCGTCGCTACTTCTCTTCGTGGCTGGACTATATGATCGGCGCATCGATGTATTCGGTCGTTGCCGCTGTGATGGCTCGCCTCGTCTCGAGTGCACTGGTGTCCACGCTTATCGATCAGAAGAGCGCCGGCACAGCGACGCTGGCTGGTGCCGTGTATGCCATGAGCATTGCGCTGTTCATGATTCTTGTCGCCTTCGAGCTTCCTAAAATCGCCGGTGCGATCTTCGGCTCCGGTGGTGGCATCAGCGGCGGTGGGGCCATGCGGGTTGGCCTCAAGGCCGCCGGCGGCATCGGCAAGTTCCTTGCGAAGTTGAAATAATGAGTACGCACACCCATTCCTCGATGCCGGCAGCAGCGCTTTTGTCAGCTCACGAGAGCCGGATCGCGTTGATTCGGCAGTATGCAAACGAGGTGTCCGGCGACTTGTTCGCCGTAAAGTGGCTGAGCATTCTGACGCGGTGCGCGGACTGGTTTTCCAGTATGCCCCTGCGCTTCGCTGAACATGCGGAACCGGGCGGTGCATTCCGCGCTACGGTCGAAGCGGCGTACTTTGCGATGCGCCTGTCCGGCGCGCAGAAGTTCGGTGCAGACCAGCCGTCTGAGCGCCGGCGCATGCTCGAGCCTCAGTATCTCTACGCCCTTTTCCTTGCAGCGTGCTGCTCGCGGCTCGACGAGCCGTGCCGTCACTTTCAGTTCTATCGCGACAGCGATGGTGCAGAGTGGATCCCCGCTGCCCACGGCGCCTTCGGTCCCTGGGTCGGCACAAGCAATTACCGTGTCACGAGACGCGAGGCTATCCAGCCCATTGAGCGTATGCGCACCGCACTTCTCGCGCGCGAGATTCTTGGTAGCGAACGATTAAGTGCCTTCGACAGCCAGGTGCTCACCGAGCTTTTCGGTGCGATCAATCCGGATCCTCGACCGACCGGACTCGAAACGCTGCTGCATAAGGTTGTACGGCAATCCATCGACACACTGACCCAGTTCGAGATCAAGGCCAGAAAAGCAGAATTCCCCCCGGACTCGACGCCCGTTCCGACAGCCGAGAGGCTGGAGAAGGCTGTCAATCCGTCCTTGGCTCAGGCTGACGCACCGGTGCCGGCGCCGCCGCCGGCCACTTCCACGCAGCACGCCGACGGAAAGGGTAACGTCTCGCCAGCGGAATCCGCGGGCCTTGGTTCGCAGGCTCAGGTCGAATCGCCGGATGCCACGGCCTCGGATGCCTCGGCGGCGCGAAATGTGGTTCAGCTCGACGGAGCGCGTTCGTTGCGCAAGGAGTTATCCGCCGACGATCCCTTCAAGGCTTTGGCCGGCAGCTCTAACTTGATGCGGGAGTTCTTCAAGGCGCTGGCCCAGGACGTTGCCAGCGGCAAAGCCAAGGTCGCGCGGATCGACGGCAAAGTCTCGATTAGCAAGCGCTCGCTCGGCAACTTTGGCCTGGCGTCCGACACCCTTGTCGAGCATCTGCGAAAGGGCAAGCACCTATACAAGGTCGATGGCCAGAATATTCTGTTGGTCGACGAAGTAGGACGTCTCATCGCGCCGGAGACTGCATCATGATGAATCACTACATCAACCATTTCCGGCCCATTTACGAATTTCGCGCGGCCGTTGGCTGGACCGTCGCAGCTTTGTTGATTCTGTTGAGCGGCATGCCGCACGCTGGCTATTTCGCGCTCTTGTGCCTATGTGCCCTACTGCTACGGTCCGCGCAGGTTTGGCGCGCCCTCAGATTCCGACTCGCCATTTCCACCAAGTGGCTTACCGTGGTCAAGATCGATGATCTTCTCGATGCCAGCCGCGGTCTCCGCTCGAAGGACAAAGACGTGGACGCCATGTACCTCGGCACCGGCTACGAATGGACCCAGAAGCACTGTCAACTTGCGCACGATATTCTGCGCATGCCGTCCACCGATATTCCCGGCTTGCCAAAATGGTTGCCGAACGAAACGGTACGTGCCATCGAAAAGGCCTTTGCTCCCGCCAACAGCATTGCGGACCATTCGCCTCAAGGCAAACCTTGGATTGCGGGTCTGGAGACCAAGAAGCAGCCAGTGCCGTTTCACTACAAGGCGATGGGCGGCCACACGTCCATCAGCGGCACCACCGGTGCGGGCAAGACGCGCACATTCGAACTGATTTCCACGCAGGTTATTCATAACCCTAATGACGTTTTGATCGTGATCGATCCGAAGAACGACGTCGAGTGGGTCGCAAGATGCCGGCGAGAATGCGAGCGTACGGGTCGGAAGTTTCTGTATTGGAAGCAGGCGGCGCCGTCCCAATCCATCCGTTTGAATCCACTGGAAAACTGGTCGCAACCGTCGGAGATACCCACGCGCGTCGCCCAGCTCATGGAGGAAGGCCCGTTCCGGCAGTTTGCGTTCCTGTTCATCGATCGTTCTGTCAAAGGCGAGCTCTACGTCGGCGACAAGCCCAACCTGCGCTCCATCCTCCAATACGCACAGAACGGTATCAACAACCTGCTCGAGCGTGCGCTTCAGCGCTTTTTCCCCGAAGCCGGCATGACGGACTGGGAAGACGAGGTCGCCGGATACATGCAGCAAGTCGGTCAGAAAGGTGGCGGTACCCGTCTGGACGCTATGGTTCGACTGTATATCGACCGCTTCTCGAATCTGGGCAAGGGCCACGAGTCGATCGACGGTCTCATCTCGACGTTTCAACACGATCGAGACCACTACGGCCGTATCATCGCCTCTGCCCTGCCCCTCCTGCAGATGCTGGCCACCGGCGAGACCGGCCTCATGCTAGCGCCCAAAGCGGATGACTTCGAGGACGATAGAGAAATCTGGGATATCGACAAGGTCATCAAACAGAAGGCCGTGCTCTACGTCGGTGCGGACTCCCTGTCGAACTCCATGGTCGCGCAAGCGGTGATGTCCATGCTGCTCGCGGACATCGCTTCGGTCGCTGGCGCGATCTACAACTTCTACGCGAAGCCTCCCGAGATCGTCCTTCAAGTTGACGAAACGGCTGAGGCCATCAACGAGCAGTTGCTCCAGCTTCTCAACAAGGGGCGTGGTGCAGGCTTCAAGGCGTTCGTTGCTTACCAGACGCGTTCCGATTTCACGGCAAAACTTGGAAACGTGGCCAAAATGCAGCAGGTTTTGGGCAATCTGAACAACCAGATCGTTCTACGCTTGGAAGACATCGACACCGCGCAGTGGTTCGCCGAGAAGGCCGGGACGACGGCTATCCGCAACCTGGTGATCTCCAGCAGCACGAGTACCGGCACGGAAGCGCACGTAGGTGAATTTAGTGGCTCCGTTTCGCGATCCGCACAGCTTGAAAAGGTACCCCTGATTCCGCATGACCTGGTCATGCAACTGCCGAACCTCCAGTACTTCCTACGGATATCCGGCGGCGCCGTCTACCAAGGTCGTATTCCAATTATTCAGGACTAACCATCCATGCGCAGCAGCCTGTTCCGCGAAGTTATCAAGCAACACAATTTGTCGGCGAAGCTCTCCCCGGTGTTCACCCTCTCTCCGGACCTCGATGAGATCTGTGCCCGCGTGGTCGACTACATCGGCACGAACTACCGTGTGCGGGAAGAGCCTTTGATCAAAGAAATGCTGACGGACGGCATCGCAGCATGGCGCGCCGCGCGCAAGCATGGTGATCCGTCTGTCGCGTTCATGAAGGGCCTCTTCTCGCGCGCGCATGACCTGTACAACAAGCGCTATGCCGCATTCAAGGGCGAAAAGTACAACGTCTGGTACCCGTTCCACGAATCGATCCCGGCATTCGAGCAACGGCAGCTGGCGGGCTACGTCTGCCAAGTCGTTGACGAGCCGGTCCCCGGCGAGGTTTCCCAGCGCTGTGCTGCGTTTCAACTCGCGGCCCGGGTGCTGACCGGATACGCCTTCTCCCGTTACTTCGAGAGCTACGATGTCGCTGGCAACTTTGCACACTGACGCCCGCTGGGTCGGGCAGCGGCTTCGCCGTATTCCGGCTATGGTGGCCGCACGCATCTGTAACGTCGACCCGGCCCTGGCGCTGGCCATGCAAGATTGGTTGGTCTCGCATGCTTACCCGGACGAGACGCCGCCTGAGGCGTTCACAGCCACCAAGGCCGCACCTTGCTTCGCGCTTGTGAACATCTCTCTCGCCAAGCCGGGTGTGTTCTGGGCCGCGCTTGTTGCGATCCCCAGCTTCCCCGTCCTGCTGCTACTGCGGTGGATCTGAACCATGGCAAGTAGCCGATTCGCATCCCACGTCCGTCTTTGGCTGATTATTTCGCCACTCATGATCTGCACGCTGGCGCCATTCATTCAGGACCAGACAGCGTTCGAAATCAGTCGTTCCGAAAGGGCGTCTGTGGAAGGGGTCCTTGGGACGGAGAAGGCCGATATCGCGGTGGCATCGGCAAACGCTCGCTTTCGCGAGTGGTTCATCGACTCTGGGGCGGTGAAAGCATCCTTCGCCGGTTCCGATGCCCCAACTGCTTTCTCGGACGGGGGCGCGTCAACGTTCGGCCGCGGCTGGATGCAGCACTTCTGGCTGACCATCTATCGGGCGCTATACCGTTCCGCGGTTGCCCACCACTGGCTCTTGGGCGCGACAGTGTTGATTCTGGCGATTTTCAATGACGGATCGGTATCGCGAAAGATCCACGCTGCAAGCGCGGGATTCGCCAATCCCGTGTCATTCCATGTCGCAGCCCACGGCCTGATGCTTTGCTTCGGGATTGGAGCCTCCGCTTTGCTTCTCCCGATTTCCCTGCTCGCCAATTGGTGGACCTATGTGGTGTGCCTGGTGGGCCTGCTTTG
Encoded here:
- a CDS encoding TrbJ/VirB5 family protein, with the translated sequence MKKWIANLAVAASVLGAAPAHAALPVTDWVGLVQTTISALQSIKSEVYENTNIVYQYQMMANQLLQATGLDAEAITEQFNSIKDEIGKYEVYGTTLKDLYGTVSDNADYLKKIQSMVVSSGKTKEQWFEDQRSLLTNGDKTAKALFSLGEQIFKNTQSVAKRRQKIQSQIKLSATAQAAAQTTNQMLDVLASQNSDLLQLMSVRAQADADRDQQTVAKETQSAEAMRSLAAAQDEELKNLRARVFSRKLQSN
- a CDS encoding type IV secretion system protein; this encodes MQIARFIVLLLTALLLHSPPAFAQASAPEAGTDTAQQTAPNKGGKPGLFAQPGSIGESLKSWLSQFESFRTGLIGGATTLSKTLTPDADKIAFGLAVISLTLAGIRFAAASQPVAAWTEVFETLLMLGIFASLYTGYDKFGPGIYEYFQHLADKIAGTQAMSPAMTLASVGAGFIDSYIESMKAASGISDVLMIAFAGMLLLAAFVFCALAALLYTFFISLGEIAAAIGIVIGPIAVALGFSDYSRRYFSSWLDYMIGASMYSVVAAVMARLVSSALVSTLIDQKSAGTATLAGAVYAMSIALFMILVAFELPKIAGAIFGSGGGISGGGAMRVGLKAAGGIGKFLAKLK
- a CDS encoding TraI domain-containing protein, producing the protein MSTHTHSSMPAAALLSAHESRIALIRQYANEVSGDLFAVKWLSILTRCADWFSSMPLRFAEHAEPGGAFRATVEAAYFAMRLSGAQKFGADQPSERRRMLEPQYLYALFLAACCSRLDEPCRHFQFYRDSDGAEWIPAAHGAFGPWVGTSNYRVTRREAIQPIERMRTALLAREILGSERLSAFDSQVLTELFGAINPDPRPTGLETLLHKVVRQSIDTLTQFEIKARKAEFPPDSTPVPTAERLEKAVNPSLAQADAPVPAPPPATSTQHADGKGNVSPAESAGLGSQAQVESPDATASDASAARNVVQLDGARSLRKELSADDPFKALAGSSNLMREFFKALAQDVASGKAKVARIDGKVSISKRSLGNFGLASDTLVEHLRKGKHLYKVDGQNILLVDEVGRLIAPETAS
- the traD gene encoding conjugative transfer system coupling protein TraD (Members of this protein family are the putative conjugative coupling factor, TraD, as the term is used for the SXT and TOL plasmid systems.); amino-acid sequence: MNHYINHFRPIYEFRAAVGWTVAALLILLSGMPHAGYFALLCLCALLLRSAQVWRALRFRLAISTKWLTVVKIDDLLDASRGLRSKDKDVDAMYLGTGYEWTQKHCQLAHDILRMPSTDIPGLPKWLPNETVRAIEKAFAPANSIADHSPQGKPWIAGLETKKQPVPFHYKAMGGHTSISGTTGAGKTRTFELISTQVIHNPNDVLIVIDPKNDVEWVARCRRECERTGRKFLYWKQAAPSQSIRLNPLENWSQPSEIPTRVAQLMEEGPFRQFAFLFIDRSVKGELYVGDKPNLRSILQYAQNGINNLLERALQRFFPEAGMTDWEDEVAGYMQQVGQKGGGTRLDAMVRLYIDRFSNLGKGHESIDGLISTFQHDRDHYGRIIASALPLLQMLATGETGLMLAPKADDFEDDREIWDIDKVIKQKAVLYVGADSLSNSMVAQAVMSMLLADIASVAGAIYNFYAKPPEIVLQVDETAEAINEQLLQLLNKGRGAGFKAFVAYQTRSDFTAKLGNVAKMQQVLGNLNNQIVLRLEDIDTAQWFAEKAGTTAIRNLVISSSTSTGTEAHVGEFSGSVSRSAQLEKVPLIPHDLVMQLPNLQYFLRISGGAVYQGRIPIIQD
- a CDS encoding DUF4400 domain-containing protein, translating into MASSRFASHVRLWLIISPLMICTLAPFIQDQTAFEISRSERASVEGVLGTEKADIAVASANARFREWFIDSGAVKASFAGSDAPTAFSDGGASTFGRGWMQHFWLTIYRALYRSAVAHHWLLGATVLILAIFNDGSVSRKIHAASAGFANPVSFHVAAHGLMLCFGIGASALLLPISLLANWWTYVVCLVGLLCWRLAASFHVGK